The genomic stretch CGGTGGGGAAATGGCCCGGCACCCAGTCCAGAATGACGCCCAGCCCCAGCGAGTGCAGGTGGTTCACGAAATACTTGAAGTCCTCCGGGGAACCCATGCGTGAGGTCGGGGCGTAGTACCCGGTCACCTGATATCCCCACGACGGGTCGTACGGGTGCTCCATGACGCCCAGCAGTTCCACGTGCGTGTACCCCAGGTCGGTCAGGTACTCGCCCAGCTCGTGCGCCAGTTCGCGGTAATTCAGGAACCAGCCGTCCTCGCGCCGGCGCCAGCTGGGGGCGTGGCACTCGTAGATGCTGACCGCCTGATCAAAGCCCTGCGAGCGGCCCTTCATCCAGTTTTCGTCCGACCATGTATAGTCCTGATCCCAGATGATGCTGGACGTGGCCGGACGCGTCTCGAAGAACGCGCCGTAGGGGTCGGCCTTGTCCACCGTGCGACCATCCGCCCCGGTCACGCGGAACTTGTAGCGCTGCCCGTGCTGCGCCCCCACGACAAATGCGCCCCAGTACCCGAACTCCAGGCGCTGCATCGGGTGGTCGAAGCCATTCCAGCCGTTCCAGTCGCCCACCACGCTCACGTGCTGCGCGTTGGGTGCCCACACCGCGAAGCGCACACCCGCCGCGCCCCCCTCGGTGGTGACGTGGGCGCCCAGCAGTTGATCGGGACGCACCAGGTCAGCCGTGACCAGCTTCTGCAAATGACCATGATCCAGCGGCAAAGTGACACTCATGAACCGAGTCTAGCCGGCCCTCCTCCTGCCGACCGGAGAACGCCCAGGAAGGCAAAGGAGAGATGAAGGCACAGCAGCACAGAAACCAGCCCCCGCATTGAAGGGGAGCTGGTCTCTGAGGGGATAGCTGTTTGCTCTCTTACTGCACCTTGACGATCCAGCCTTCGGGCGCGTCCTTATCCCCATACTGAATGCCGACAAGCTCGTCGTAGAGGCGGCGAGTGAGGGGGCCGGGCTGACCTTCTACGCCGAACTGGTGAAAGTGCTCGCCGTGCTGAATGCCGCCGATGGGCGTGATGACGGCGGCGGTGCCACACGCGCCCGCTTCGCTGTACCCGTCGAGCTGGTCGATGTACACGTCGCCTTCCTCGACCTGCAGGCCCAGGCGTTTTTCGGCCAGGTGCAGCAGGCTGTACTTGGTGATGCTGGGCAGGATGCTGGGCGACTTGGGCGTGATGAATTTCTTGCCGTCTTTGGTGATGGCGAAGAAGTTGGCGGCCCCGACTTCCTCGATTTTGGTGTGGGTGGCCGGGTCGAGGTAGATGGCGTCCGCGAAGGTGCGGCCCCGGGTGTGAGCGGCTTCCTCGTGCGGCAGCAGGCTGGCAGCGTAATTCCCGCCGACCTTGGCGGCCCCGGTGCCATGCGGCGCGGCGCGGTCGAACTGCGTGGTGATGAAGTTCATGGGGGTCAGGCCGCCTTTGAAGTAAGGGCCGACTGGCACGCAGAACACGCTGAAAATAAATTCGGGCGCGGGGCGCACACCGATGTTGTCGCCCACGCCGATCAGGAAGGGCCGCAGGTACAGGCTGCCGCCCGTGCCGTAAGGGGGAATGAAATGCTCGTTGGCCTGGACAACCTGCCGGCACGCCTCGATAAACATCTCGCTGGGGACTTCGGGCATCAGCAGGCGGCGGCAACTGGCCTGCATGCGGGCGGCGTTCTGATCCGGGCGGAACAGGTTGATGCTGCCGTCCTGACAGCGGTAGGCCTTGAGGCCCTCGAAGCACTGCTGGCCGTAGTGCAGCGCCGTCGAACCTTCGGCGATGTGCAGCATGTTGTCCTCGGTCAGCGTGCCCGCGGCCCACGCGCCTTCTTTCCAGTGCGCCAGAAAGCGGTAGTCGGTGCGGATGTAACTGAAGCCCAGGCTGGCCCAGTCGATGTTGACTTCGCTGCGCTTGCGGGCGTCGGGGGTCACGGTGTTCACGGTCATGCCTTCACTATCCCCCATTGGCGGGAGCATGTAAAACCCGGCTTTCAGAGTTGTGTAACAGGAATCCATTAGGCTGGTCTGGTCAAAAGGAGAGTTGACCATGACCAAACTGAACATTGCCCTGCTGCTCAGCGCCTGCGCCTTCGGAAGCGCCTACGCCCAATCTTCCGCCCAGTCACCTGCCAAACCGGCATCTCCCCAACTCACGGCCGCCACCTACAAGGTCGTGACGGTCAAGGAAGGCGACAAACTCGTGGAGAAGCTGGTCGGGGGCGCGGGGGCGATGCCGAACGACACCCTGCAATTCAGCTACAGGATCGAGAACCCCGGCTCGCTGCCGCTGCCGGGCCTGAGCATCAACGTACCCATTCCAGCCCAGGTGACGTACCTGTCTCACACCTGCTCCGCGACGGGGTTCAAGGCGCAGTACAGCATTGACCCGCACGTCTATGACGCCAAGACGAAGGCCATCAACATGAACCTCAAGAAATTTGGCGACGCGCCCCTGAAAAAGACCGTGACTGTGAAGGAGAACGGCGCGAATGTGAAGAAGGAAGTGAACGCCACCCCCGCCGATTACACCGCAGTGCGCCTGCTGCTGCCGGATCTGGCCGCCGGTCAGAACGGGGAATGCAGCGTGCGTGTCAAGGTGAAGTAGGTGCAGCACAAGTAGGTGCAGTAAGCGCCACGGCCACCTGCATACCTGCCAACAGCTTCCAGCAGCCCGACCACCCGTGTCCGGGCTGTTTTTTCGTGCGGACACCCGATTCAGACACCTGAGCGCCGGCCCACGAACCTTGCGGCATACTCGGCCTCAACGTGAAGACGGATCGCCCCACCCTGCCGCCCATTCCGACCCTGCTCCTGGCAATGGTCATTCTTCAGGGGGGCGCAGCCTTCGCCAAGACGCTGTTTCCGCTGGTCGGCCCGCTGGGCACCACCACCCTCCGAACTTCGCTGGCGGCCCTGATGCTGCTGGCGGTGTTTCGCCCGAATCTGCGCACCCTGACGCGGGCCGACTGGCGACTGCTCATACCTTACGGGCTGGCCCTGGGCCTCATGAACCTGTCGTTTTACCTGTCGCTGC from Deinococcus fonticola encodes the following:
- a CDS encoding branched-chain amino acid aminotransferase, with the translated sequence MTVNTVTPDARKRSEVNIDWASLGFSYIRTDYRFLAHWKEGAWAAGTLTEDNMLHIAEGSTALHYGQQCFEGLKAYRCQDGSINLFRPDQNAARMQASCRRLLMPEVPSEMFIEACRQVVQANEHFIPPYGTGGSLYLRPFLIGVGDNIGVRPAPEFIFSVFCVPVGPYFKGGLTPMNFITTQFDRAAPHGTGAAKVGGNYAASLLPHEEAAHTRGRTFADAIYLDPATHTKIEEVGAANFFAITKDGKKFITPKSPSILPSITKYSLLHLAEKRLGLQVEEGDVYIDQLDGYSEAGACGTAAVITPIGGIQHGEHFHQFGVEGQPGPLTRRLYDELVGIQYGDKDAPEGWIVKVQ